DNA from Actinomycetota bacterium:
CCGCAGCAAGGAGTCCACGGAAACGTTGACCCGGTCGAGTCCCGCCTCTTTCAGGGGCGCCGCCAGAACGTCGAGCAGGAGACCGTTGGTCGTCATCGACAGGTCGAGATCTTGGGCGACGTTCCGCAGCTTCCGCACGAGCTCGGGAAGGTCGCGCCGTACGGTCGGCTCGCCGCCGGTCAGTCGAACCGTTCGCACGCCGAGCGCGTGGAACACGCCGGCGAGGCGTGCGATCTCTTCGTAGGTCAGGATCTCGGCTCTCGGCAGCCACTGAAGGCCTTCCGCCGGCATGCAGTAGGTGCACCGGAAGTTGCACCGATCGGTCACCGAGACGCGCAGATCGGTCGCGACGCGTCCGAACCGGTCGACGATCGGCGATTTCCTCATCCCGTCCCCATCGAGGCGGCCTCCGCGAGGTCCGCGGGCGTGTTCACGTTCCAGAACGAACGTCCGGAAGGGTCCATGACCTTCCACTCGTCCGCGTCCACCCAGCGTACCCGGAGGCGCGAGAGCGCGCCCCGCAGCGACCGCTCTCCGGCGGCCAGCGCAGCGAGCAGCGGCTCGACAGCGCAGTCGCCGTACGCCGCGTGGAGCGGCTGCGGGCCGTGATCGGTTACCGGCACGACGGCGTCGGTCTCGTCGGCCAGCCGAGCCACGAGGGACGCCAGGAGCGGAACGTTGAGGAAGGGCATGTCACACGCGACGGCGACGACGTGCGGCGTTCCGGCGGCGCGGATGCCCGCGATCAGCGCCGGCAGCGGTCCCGCGAAGGCCTCGGCGTCTTCGAGGATCGGGACCGTCAGCGGCTCGAGCGTGGTCCGGTCGCGTGCGGCCACTACGATCCGAGGCGTCAGCGCGCGCAGGCGCTCCACGACGAGGTCGATCATCCGGCGGCCGCAGAACCGGACGGTCGCCTTGTCCGCACCCATCCTGCTCGAGCGACCTCCGGCGAGCACGACCGCCGCAACGCTCGGATCGGCGTCGGACGT
Protein-coding regions in this window:
- a CDS encoding molybdenum cofactor guanylyltransferase, which encodes MDGATSDADPSVAAVVLAGGRSSRMGADKATVRFCGRRMIDLVVERLRALTPRIVVAARDRTTLEPLTVPILEDAEAFAGPLPALIAGIRAAGTPHVVAVACDMPFLNVPLLASLVARLADETDAVVPVTDHGPQPLHAAYGDCAVEPLLAALAAGERSLRGALSRLRVRWVDADEWKVMDPSGRSFWNVNTPADLAEAASMGTG